From Hoeflea sp. 108:
TCAAGATGCCGCGCATGGATGGCATGGAGCTTTTGCGCCGCCTGCGCCAGAAGACCGACCTGCCGGTGATCTTCCTCACGTCCAAGGACGACGAGATCGACGAGCTGTTCGGCCTCAAGATGGGCGCCGACGACTTCATCCGCAAACCGTTCTCGCAGCGCCTGCTGGTCGAGCGCGTCCGCGCCGTGCTGCGCCGTGCAAGCGCCCGCGAAGCCGCCACCAAGGCGCCGGCGCAGGCATCGCGCTCGCTCGAACGCGGCCAGCTGGTCATGGACCAGGAACGCCACACCTGCACCTGGAAGGGTGAGCCGGTCATTCTCACGGTCACCGAATTCCTCATCCTGCATTCGCTGGCCCAGCGCCCCGGCGTGGTCAAAAGCCGCGACGCGCTGATGGATTCGGCCTATGATGAGCAGGTTTATGTCGACGACCGCACCATCGACAGCCACATCAAGCGCTTGCGCAAGAAGTTCAAGGCCGTCGACGACGACTTCGAGATGATCGAAACGCTTTATGGCGTCGGCTACAGATTCCGCGAAGCCTGATACCGGCGGGGCCTGAAACCGCATGGCAATGGAAGCAGAGATGAGCAAGCCAGTGACCGCCAAAAGGCGGTCGCGCGGGCGCTTGTCGACTTTCCTGGACCGCGTGCGGGCCCGGCTCAGCCGCTTCCTCGGCCATCATTTCTTCTCGAGCCTCACCCGGCGCATCCTCTTTCTCAACCTTGCCGGCCTCGCCGTGCTGGTCGCCGGCATCCTCTATCTCAATACTTTTCGCGACGGCCTGATCGACGCCCGCGTCGAGAGCCTGATGACGCAGGGCGAAATCATCGCCGGCGCCATCGCCGCTTCGGCGACGGTCGAGACGGACTCGATCAGCATCGATCCCGAGAAGCTCCTGGAACTGCAGGCCGGGGAGACGCTAGGTCCGCGTTCCGATCAGCTCGACAGCCTCGACTTCCCGATCAACCCTGAGCGTGTCGCACCCGTGCTGCGCCGGCTGATCTCGCCGACCCGCACACGCGCCCGCATCTTCGACCGTGAAGCAACCCTGCTGCTCGATTCGCGCCACCTCTATTCGCGCGGCCAGATCCTCCGCTACGACCTGCCGCCGGTCGAGGAAGAGGAGCCGACGCTGCTCGAGAGGGGCCAGAAGTTCATCTTCGACATGTTCCGCGACAGCTCGCTGCCCGTCTATCACGAGCAGCCCGGCGGCAACGGCTCGGCCTTCCCGGAGGTGATGCAGGCGCTGACCGGCAGCCCGGCGACCATCGTGCGCGTCAGCGAAAAGGGCGAGCAGATCGTTTCGGTCGCCGTGCCCATCCAGCGCTTCCGCGCCGTGCTCGGCGTGCTGATGTTGTCGACCGAGGGCGGCGACATCGACAAGATCGTTGCGGCCGAGCGCAAGGCCATCCTGCGCGTCTTCGGCGTTGCGGCCCTGGTGACGGCACTTCTGTCGATGCTCCTGGCATCGACCATCGCCAATCCGCTGCGCCGGCTTTCGGCCGCGGCCAACCGCGTGCGCCGTGGCGGCAAGAGCCGCGAGGAAATCCCCGACTTCTCCGACCGTCAGGACGAGATCGGCAACCTCTCGGTCGCGGTGCGTGACATGACCAACGCGCTCTACGCTCGCATCGAGGCGATCGAAAGCTTCGCGGCCGATGTCAGCCACGAGCTCAAGAACCCGCTGACCTCGCTGCGCAGTGCCGTCGAAACGCTGCCTCTGGCCAAGAACGAGCATTCGCGCGAACGCCTTATGGAAATCATCCAGCACGACGTGAAGCGCCTCGACCGGTTGATCACGGACATTTCCGACGCGTCGCGCCTCGACGCCGAGCTTGCCCGCGAGGACGCGGCCAGGGTCGATCTCAAGAAGTTCGTCGGCGATCTCGTCTCGGTGTCGCGCGAGACTTCGCGTCACAAGAAGTCGGTCGAGATCGAGTTCACCACCGCCAAGTTGCCGGCCGGCGTGAAGAGCTACAACGTGCTCGGCCACGACCTGCGCATCGGCCAGGTCATCACCAACCTGATAGAGAACGCACGCTCCTTCGTGCCCGATGGTCATGGCCACATCGACATCAGCCTGGCGCGCATCGGCAAGTTCAACGTCATCACGGTCGAGGACAACGGCCCCGGCATCCGCGTCGAGAACATCGACCGCATCTTCGAGCGCTTCTACACCGACCGGCCCTCATCGGAGGCGTTCGGCCAGAATTCCGGCCTCGGCCTGTCAATCAGCCGCCAGATCGTCGAGGCCCATGGCGGCACGCTGACTGCGGAAAACATCACCGGCACCAAGCCCGGCGACATCAAGGGCGCGCGCTTCATCGTCACCCTGCCGGCCGAAGGCTGATCCGTGCCGCCCGTCAACATGCACGCCACTGCGGTGCTGCTTGGCGATTGCGGCGTGCTCATCGCCGGCCCCTCGGGTTCCGGCAAGACTGCACTAGCGCTGGCGCTGATCGACAGGGCACGCGGATCGGGGCTTTTTGCACGGCTGGTTTCCGACGATCAGCTTTTCCTGTCCGCCCCGGGCGGGCGGCTTGTCTGCCATGCGCCGGCGACCATCGCCGGGCTGGTCGAGATCCGCGGGCTAGGCCCCAGTCCCGCCGCGCATGAGGCTGCCGCCGCCGTCGATCTGCTTGTCCGTCTTGCTCCCGCCACCGATATCGAGCGGTTGCCCGAGCCGGCGAGCGAGATTTTGCTTGGTTGCAGCGTACCCAGGGTAATGCTCGCGGAGCGCGAGGTGATTGCCGCCCTACCCGTTGTCTTTGCCCGCCTTGGGCTGCTGCCTTCCGGCTGAACCTGCCCGAAATTTTTGCTGCAATGCGTCAAAATGGCTGCCGATGCCGCAAATTGGGGCTTGTAAACGCTCTCGCCCTCGACAAGATAGCGCTCCCGCCCTCCACCATGGCGGCAAGAATACTGCGCGGCTGTGAAGGGGCCATGACGGGAGTCAAACCAGAATGATTGGACTCGTGCTAGTGACGCACGGTCAGCTGGCCGAGGAGTTCCGCCATGCAGTGGAACACGTCGTCGGACCGCAGGAAAACTTCGAGACAGTTTCCATCGGCGCCGACGACGACATGGCGCAGCGCCGCAGCGATATCATCAGTGCCGTCGGCCGGGCCGATACCGGCAACGGCGTTGTCGTGCTCACCGACATGTTCGGCGGCACGCCCTCCAATCTCGCCATTTCGGTGATGGAGGCGGGCAAGGTCGAGGTCATCGCCGGCATGAACCTGCCGATGCTGATCAAGCTCACCAGCGTGCGCAAGGCCGACAACATGACCATGGCGCTCGAGGAGGCCCAGGCGGCCGGCCGGAAATACATCAACGTGGCAAGCCAGGTGTTGAGCGGCAAATGAGCGGCATGCCCTATTCGCCCGAACAGGGCCACATCACCCGCGAACTGCCGATCGTCAACCAGCGCGGGCTGCATGCCCGCGCCTCGGCCAAGTTCGTCCAGATCGCCAACGAGTTCCAGGCCTGCGTCACCGTCGAAAAGGACGGCATCTCGGTCGGGGGCACCTCGATCATGGGGCTGATGATGCTGGCCGCCAGCCCTGGCTGCACCATCACGGTCACTGCCACGGGCCCGGAAGCGCCCCAGGCGATGGAAGCGCTGGCCACCCTCGTCGCAGCGCGCTTCGGCGAGGAATGCTGATCGTCGGCATCTGTCGGTGACATGCACGAATAAAGATTTCTTTATGTCCCATTGTCGGGTGCGGGCTGATCTGGTAGTCAGGCCGTCACTTCGCGCGCCCTTTTCAGCCTCCCGCTTTGGCGCGCAGCAAACAGGAATCGGAGCAAGCCATGACGGGTAGCAAGGATTATCTGGTCGCCGACATTTCGCTCGCCGGCTGGGGTCGCAAGGAAATCGAGATCGCCGAAACCGAGATGCCGGGCCTGATGGCCTGCCGCGAGGAGTTCGGTGAAGCCCAGCCGCTCAAGGGCGCGCGCATTTCCGGCTCGCTGCACATGACCATCCAGACGGCGGTGCTGATCGAGACGCTGAAGGCGCTCGGCGCCGACATCCGCTGGGCCTCGTGCAACATCTTCTCGACCCAGGACCACGCAGCGGCGGCAATCGCCGATGCCGGCATCCCGGTCTTCGCCGTCAAGGGCGAGACCCTTGAGGAATACTGGCAGTACACCGACCAGATTTTCCAGTGGACCGATGGCGGCCCCACTAACATGATCCTCGACGATGGTGGCGACGCCACCATGTACATCCTCATCGGCGCCCGCGCCGAGGCTGGCGAGGACGTCCTGTCCAACCCGGGCAGCGAAGAGGAAGAGATCCTGTTCGCCCAGATCAAGAAGCGTATGGCTGAGACGCCGGGCTTCTTCGCCAAGCACAAGGCTGCCATCCGCGGCGTCACCGAAGAGACCACCACCGGCGTCAACCGTCTCTACCAGCTGCAGAAGAAGGGCCTGCTGCCCTTCCCGGCGATC
This genomic window contains:
- a CDS encoding response regulator transcription factor; this encodes MATIALVDDDRNILTSVSIALESEGYRVETYTDGASALEGLAARPPNLAILDIKMPRMDGMELLRRLRQKTDLPVIFLTSKDDEIDELFGLKMGADDFIRKPFSQRLLVERVRAVLRRASAREAATKAPAQASRSLERGQLVMDQERHTCTWKGEPVILTVTEFLILHSLAQRPGVVKSRDALMDSAYDEQVYVDDRTIDSHIKRLRKKFKAVDDDFEMIETLYGVGYRFREA
- a CDS encoding sensor histidine kinase, which gives rise to MAMEAEMSKPVTAKRRSRGRLSTFLDRVRARLSRFLGHHFFSSLTRRILFLNLAGLAVLVAGILYLNTFRDGLIDARVESLMTQGEIIAGAIAASATVETDSISIDPEKLLELQAGETLGPRSDQLDSLDFPINPERVAPVLRRLISPTRTRARIFDREATLLLDSRHLYSRGQILRYDLPPVEEEEPTLLERGQKFIFDMFRDSSLPVYHEQPGGNGSAFPEVMQALTGSPATIVRVSEKGEQIVSVAVPIQRFRAVLGVLMLSTEGGDIDKIVAAERKAILRVFGVAALVTALLSMLLASTIANPLRRLSAAANRVRRGGKSREEIPDFSDRQDEIGNLSVAVRDMTNALYARIEAIESFAADVSHELKNPLTSLRSAVETLPLAKNEHSRERLMEIIQHDVKRLDRLITDISDASRLDAELAREDAARVDLKKFVGDLVSVSRETSRHKKSVEIEFTTAKLPAGVKSYNVLGHDLRIGQVITNLIENARSFVPDGHGHIDISLARIGKFNVITVEDNGPGIRVENIDRIFERFYTDRPSSEAFGQNSGLGLSISRQIVEAHGGTLTAENITGTKPGDIKGARFIVTLPAEG
- a CDS encoding PTS sugar transporter subunit IIA translates to MIGLVLVTHGQLAEEFRHAVEHVVGPQENFETVSIGADDDMAQRRSDIISAVGRADTGNGVVVLTDMFGGTPSNLAISVMEAGKVEVIAGMNLPMLIKLTSVRKADNMTMALEEAQAAGRKYINVASQVLSGK
- a CDS encoding HPr family phosphocarrier protein produces the protein MSGMPYSPEQGHITRELPIVNQRGLHARASAKFVQIANEFQACVTVEKDGISVGGTSIMGLMMLAASPGCTITVTATGPEAPQAMEALATLVAARFGEEC